A stretch of Mucilaginibacter terrae DNA encodes these proteins:
- a CDS encoding glycoside hydrolase family 43 protein, whose protein sequence is MFIFKKSALGALCLLGIAVGVTNNVIAQKASNPTVYADVPDLSMIRVGNVYYMSSTTMHMSPGLPIMKSKDLVNWSMVGYAYDTLAHTNELDLINGKSTYGRGSWASSLREHKGKYYVSTFSGTTNTTYIYSTNNIENGPWKVTSFKPALHDHSLFFDEDGKAYMLYGSGRIMLAQLNSDLTGLNPDFKPQTIIENATAISGTDGGLPAEGSQLFKVKGKYYLFNISWPKGGMRTVIIHRADKLTGPYEGRIALQDKGVAQGGLISTPEDKWYAYLFRDNGAVGRIPYMVPVTWENGWPVLGVNGKVLETLDLPASKGLIPSLVASDEFSRRKGDAALPLIWQWNHNPDNTLWSVNARAGYLRLTTGRIDTSIMLARNTLTQRTIGPVSSGSIAIDVSKMKDGDCAGLLLLQQRYGWVGVKMLDGKKHIVMVNGQTKTPVEAATLPLTQNKIYLKAECDFKNRTDKAYFYYSLDGNTWTLIGTTLQMAYTIPHFMGYRFGIFNYATAAVGGYVDVDYFRISDSISSHN, encoded by the coding sequence ATGTTTATTTTTAAAAAAAGTGCGTTGGGCGCATTGTGCTTACTCGGTATAGCCGTAGGAGTAACTAATAATGTGATTGCACAAAAAGCATCAAACCCAACAGTTTATGCTGATGTTCCAGATCTTTCAATGATCAGGGTGGGTAATGTTTATTACATGAGCAGCACTACCATGCACATGAGCCCGGGTTTACCCATCATGAAATCAAAAGACCTGGTAAATTGGTCGATGGTGGGTTATGCTTATGATACGCTGGCACACACAAACGAACTGGATTTGATAAATGGCAAAAGCACTTACGGGCGCGGTTCATGGGCGAGCAGTTTGCGCGAGCATAAGGGTAAGTATTATGTAAGTACCTTTTCAGGCACTACCAACACCACTTACATCTACAGTACAAATAATATCGAAAATGGCCCCTGGAAGGTAACATCATTCAAACCGGCATTACACGATCATTCTTTATTTTTTGATGAAGATGGCAAGGCTTATATGCTTTATGGCAGCGGGCGCATTATGCTGGCCCAGCTAAACAGCGATTTAACTGGTCTTAACCCCGATTTTAAACCGCAGACAATAATTGAAAATGCAACAGCTATATCAGGTACCGATGGCGGTTTACCTGCCGAAGGGTCGCAGCTGTTCAAAGTTAAAGGCAAGTATTATCTTTTCAATATCAGCTGGCCAAAAGGAGGTATGCGCACGGTTATAATTCACCGTGCCGATAAATTGACAGGGCCTTACGAAGGGCGCATTGCCTTGCAGGATAAAGGTGTAGCCCAGGGCGGATTGATTAGCACACCTGAAGACAAATGGTATGCATATCTTTTTAGGGATAATGGAGCGGTAGGCCGTATACCTTACATGGTACCTGTTACCTGGGAAAACGGCTGGCCGGTTTTGGGTGTAAATGGTAAAGTACTCGAAACGCTCGATTTACCGGCAAGCAAAGGCCTCATCCCGTCATTGGTTGCATCCGATGAGTTTTCGAGGCGTAAGGGAGATGCGGCTTTGCCATTGATTTGGCAGTGGAATCATAACCCTGATAATACACTATGGTCGGTAAATGCCCGTGCAGGCTACCTGCGTTTAACAACCGGACGAATTGATACATCCATTATGCTGGCCCGGAATACGCTTACGCAACGTACCATTGGCCCGGTAAGTTCGGGGTCAATAGCTATTGATGTTTCAAAAATGAAAGATGGCGACTGTGCCGGACTGCTACTTTTGCAGCAACGATACGGATGGGTAGGTGTGAAAATGCTGGATGGCAAAAAACACATCGTCATGGTTAACGGGCAAACCAAAACTCCTGTTGAAGCCGCTACTTTGCCGCTTACACAAAATAAGATTTATCTAAAGGCCGAATGTGATTTTAAAAACCGTACCGATAAAGCCTATTTCTATTATAGTTTGGATGGTAATACCTGGACGCTAATAGGTACAACTCTACAAATGGCCTACACCATACCACATTTTATGGGCTACCGTTTTGGCATATTTAATTATGCTACGGCAGCTGTGGGCGGATACGTTGATGTTGATTATTTCAGAATAAGCGATAGCATCAGTTCGCACAATTAA
- a CDS encoding family 43 glycosylhydrolase — MKKYLLHLFTGIGLICIIPASSSAQNPLITNQFTADPSARVFDGRVYVYPSHDIRAQPGKGRVGWFCMEDYHVFSSADLTNWTDHGMIVSQTQVPWADPAAYSMWAPDCVFRNGKYYFYFPATVKGEGERKPFGIGVAVADKPYGPFKPQAEGIQGVRGIDPNVFMDKDGQAYLYWSQGNIYGAKLKENMLELATEPKTLGELPDKGLKEGPYMFERAGIYYLTYPHVANKTERLEYATSNSPLGPFTFKGVIMDESASGCWTNHHSIINFKNQWYLFYHDKDLSPSFDKNRSIRADSLFFEKDGTIRKVMPTLRGIGITQASGKIQIDRYNAISNNGVKVDFIDTANKFNGWMTMLNGKGAWLRYNTVDFKNNPKKLSIMAMGSAGAQLAIYSGKPTGKPIARIRLKESKEWTLSNHPVINPVKGMHDLFIVSESNTPVNIDWLKFQ; from the coding sequence ATGAAAAAATATTTATTACATCTTTTTACTGGCATTGGGCTGATCTGCATCATTCCTGCAAGTTCTTCAGCTCAAAACCCGCTTATCACCAATCAGTTTACCGCCGATCCTTCGGCACGGGTATTTGATGGCCGGGTGTATGTTTACCCGTCGCATGATATTCGTGCACAACCGGGTAAAGGCAGGGTAGGTTGGTTTTGCATGGAAGACTATCATGTGTTTTCATCGGCCGATTTAACAAACTGGACAGACCACGGCATGATCGTTAGCCAAACCCAGGTGCCCTGGGCCGATCCTGCCGCTTACAGCATGTGGGCACCCGATTGCGTTTTTCGAAATGGAAAGTATTATTTTTATTTCCCTGCCACGGTTAAAGGAGAGGGTGAACGTAAGCCTTTTGGCATTGGTGTAGCAGTTGCCGATAAGCCCTACGGGCCGTTTAAACCACAGGCCGAAGGTATACAGGGTGTACGTGGTATTGATCCAAACGTTTTTATGGATAAAGACGGACAGGCTTATTTATACTGGTCGCAGGGTAATATTTACGGTGCCAAGCTTAAAGAAAACATGCTGGAACTGGCCACAGAACCTAAAACATTGGGAGAGTTGCCCGACAAAGGGCTAAAAGAGGGGCCATATATGTTTGAACGCGCGGGTATTTATTACTTAACCTATCCGCACGTTGCCAATAAAACTGAGCGTTTAGAATACGCTACATCAAATTCGCCGCTTGGTCCGTTCACATTTAAAGGGGTAATTATGGATGAATCGGCCAGTGGTTGCTGGACTAATCACCATTCCATTATCAACTTTAAAAACCAGTGGTATTTGTTTTATCACGATAAAGACTTGTCGCCTTCATTTGATAAAAACCGGTCTATTCGTGCCGACAGTTTGTTTTTTGAAAAAGATGGCACTATTCGCAAAGTTATGCCTACACTGCGCGGAATAGGCATAACTCAGGCATCAGGTAAAATACAGATCGACCGTTACAATGCAATAAGTAACAACGGCGTAAAAGTTGATTTTATTGATACCGCCAACAAATTTAATGGCTGGATGACCATGTTAAATGGTAAGGGTGCCTGGTTGCGTTACAATACAGTTGACTTTAAAAACAATCCTAAAAAGCTTTCGATAATGGCGATGGGTTCGGCAGGTGCGCAGTTGGCCATATACTCGGGCAAACCAACAGGTAAACCAATAGCACGCATTCGTTTAAAGGAAAGTAAAGAATGGACACTCAGTAATCATCCGGTTATCAACCCGGTAAAAGGTATGCATGATTTATTTATTGTTTCAGAAAGCAACACCCCTGTAAATATTGATTGGTTGAAATTTCAATAA
- a CDS encoding glycoside hydrolase family 43 protein yields MVKSFFCIAALICGLQAAVLAQAQVTNPILSGFYPDPSIVRVDKDYYLVNSTFAYFPGIPVFHSKDLKNWEQVGNVIDRPTQMTFMGDRVTRGLFAPAINYHKGTYYITCTQIDQKGNFIMTAKNPAGPWSDPTWLPQVRGIDPSLFFDQDKAYVVYNGDAPDNKSLYSGHRTIRMYELDPTTLKVTGENQILVNGGVDITKKPVWIEGPHIMKVGNWYYLYAAEGGTSVNHSEVVFRSKTVNGPYVPYEKNPILTQRDLPADRKNPITSAGHAEFVTGPDGKTYAVFLAVRPYEGNYYNTGRETFLAPVAWKDEWPVINPDSKEIPYKFTLPYPEVKLANQKPQSGNFAYQTNFSKGIDASFLFLRTHEPGWLTTNKTGGLTMLLSKETCMGKGHPSFVGKRQQHIKCEATTTLKFNANSQNEKAGLLAFQDERHFYFACRSKDSAGHAVVQLYKSSATAEKMELMAEQVLKQPNEDLKLRVTANGDTYGFDYAEGKQNWQVLKDQVDGKFLSTQVAGGFIGTLFALYGTSAGSESNNKTTFKDLSYKGDDDIYK; encoded by the coding sequence ATGGTAAAATCTTTTTTTTGTATTGCTGCATTAATTTGTGGCTTACAGGCTGCTGTATTAGCTCAAGCGCAGGTTACAAACCCTATCCTATCCGGCTTTTACCCCGACCCAAGTATTGTTAGGGTTGATAAGGATTATTACCTCGTTAACTCCACATTTGCTTACTTCCCGGGTATACCGGTTTTTCATAGTAAGGACTTAAAAAACTGGGAACAAGTTGGCAACGTGATAGACAGACCGACACAGATGACCTTTATGGGCGACCGTGTTACCCGCGGACTATTTGCACCAGCCATTAATTACCATAAGGGTACTTATTATATCACCTGTACGCAAATTGACCAAAAAGGAAACTTTATAATGACGGCTAAAAATCCGGCTGGCCCATGGAGCGACCCAACATGGTTGCCTCAGGTACGCGGTATCGATCCATCATTGTTTTTTGACCAGGATAAAGCTTATGTAGTGTACAATGGAGATGCGCCGGATAATAAATCATTATACAGCGGGCATCGCACCATACGCATGTACGAGCTTGATCCAACAACTTTAAAGGTAACCGGCGAAAACCAGATACTGGTAAATGGCGGTGTTGACATTACTAAAAAACCGGTTTGGATTGAAGGCCCACATATTATGAAAGTAGGTAACTGGTATTATTTATATGCTGCCGAAGGCGGCACCTCGGTCAATCACTCTGAAGTAGTTTTTCGTAGTAAAACCGTAAACGGCCCATACGTACCTTATGAAAAAAACCCGATCTTAACGCAAAGAGATTTACCCGCTGACCGGAAAAATCCTATTACATCGGCGGGCCACGCCGAGTTTGTAACCGGGCCCGATGGTAAAACTTATGCTGTATTCTTGGCTGTGCGCCCTTACGAGGGTAATTATTATAACACTGGGCGTGAAACTTTTCTGGCTCCGGTAGCATGGAAAGATGAATGGCCGGTTATTAACCCCGATAGCAAAGAAATTCCATACAAATTCACGCTGCCTTATCCCGAGGTTAAACTTGCCAATCAAAAACCTCAAAGCGGTAACTTTGCGTACCAAACCAATTTTTCTAAAGGCATTGATGCATCGTTCCTGTTTTTGCGCACTCACGAACCAGGCTGGCTTACAACCAATAAAACCGGTGGCTTAACCATGCTTTTAAGCAAAGAAACCTGTATGGGTAAAGGCCATCCATCATTTGTAGGTAAACGTCAACAGCATATTAAGTGTGAGGCTACAACAACTTTAAAGTTCAATGCCAATAGCCAAAATGAAAAAGCCGGTTTGCTGGCATTTCAGGATGAGCGGCATTTTTATTTTGCCTGCCGCTCAAAAGACAGTGCAGGGCATGCCGTTGTACAGTTATATAAATCTTCAGCCACTGCTGAAAAAATGGAACTAATGGCCGAGCAGGTATTAAAACAGCCAAACGAAGACTTAAAACTAAGAGTTACAGCCAACGGCGATACATATGGTTTTGATTATGCAGAAGGAAAACAAAACTGGCAGGTTTTAAAAGACCAGGTTGATGGGAAGTTTTTGAGCACACAGGTAGCAGGTGGCTTTATTGGTACTTTGTTTGCACTATACGGCACCTCAGCAGGCTCGGAATCGAACAATAAGACTACATTTAAAGATCTTTCGTACAAAGGAGACGACGACATATATAAATAA
- a CDS encoding GntR family transcriptional regulator, whose translation MLPITMINWIPNYLSNMPLHLQLAKSVKQRIINQTLRYGQILPATKDIGIRLGISAQIIKSAYIELQNESLGLLQNNGTFAITIKTQVMKINTLHS comes from the coding sequence ATGTTACCTATAACCATGATCAATTGGATTCCCAATTACTTGTCAAACATGCCGCTACATTTGCAGCTGGCAAAATCAGTAAAGCAAAGAATTATTAATCAAACACTCCGGTATGGTCAAATCCTCCCTGCAACAAAAGATATTGGCATACGGCTTGGTATTTCTGCACAAATCATAAAATCTGCATATATTGAGTTGCAAAATGAAAGCCTTGGGTTATTACAGAACAACGGAACTTTTGCAATAACCATTAAAACCCAGGTAATGAAGATAAATACACTGCATTCCTGA
- a CDS encoding hybrid sensor histidine kinase/response regulator transcription factor, translating into MIRPLHYRLLVSLIFMLLLQQSLHAQQQELHFTSITSKDGLPSNTINAFLKDSYGLLWFATEDGLTKFNGLNFVIYRHDIKDSTSIRSNEVSSLHEDKQGRLWVGTSAGLHLYDRRKNNFFHYKESLIGDGLSSGNIKGICSDNKGNIWVATLGGLNMLNPRTNQVTKFGNDKKVPWQVGRGEVLSVYADRTGLIWIGTKYGLFSHNANRKDFTAYKHRNGDEKTICSDLVKTITEDKLGSLWFGTNSGLSNYSRVNNNFNNITTGNGPRALSDNTIYTISADNANNLWIGTEDGLNILDIKTGNMRHYFPVGRDVSSISGRVVKSILNDRDGITWIGTYDAGINKYDRNLTFFSLKKSNPYDVFGLNAPFVSSLAYGDNGDIYVGTDGGGLSIYHPTTGLFEHIPLHVPGVESSNLKILALERSRDRSLWIGTYQSGLFRLDPANGSITHFAKGSTDQALNSNEVFCLKEDKAGRMWVGTNGGGVNVYDPRTKSFLKYGPPIEGENMQFIPLNGYIRALEEDKQGRMWVGSYGTGIAVYDPRKRNFEALNQFSGALPSNKINTFAEDQNGNMWVGTAGDGLMKINASLKKIELLTDKNGLADGVIHALLQDRNGRIWMSTNKGVSWLTPSNGRITNYSYYNGLQFSSFKNGAGLLAKNGTLYFGGGEGLNFIDPQAIKFNRRVPEIIFTELKVGNKTISGTDSTMLDADISVAKNATLTYKQNFSISFVALNFTSPRQNRYQYRLKGFDKDWINAGTKTTAYYTNLSPGTYVFEVKASNNDGIWNNKPALLEIRIDPPFWMTIWAYLFYVGLAISSLLVIRYRGIQKLKREFTQEHSKREAERLHELDRLKIKFLTNLSHDLRTPISLIMGPVDKMMNQKNLDGDSIIQLKVVKRNTRRLLNLVNQLLDFRKIEERELKLNLIKGDVISFILEVCESFQDLSEKKQIAFIINTSVDRLHMAYDPNKLERILFNLLSNAFKFSSGGGKVMLVTYLQHSLEGDTENTLIIEVSDTGVGIEKNSQALIFERFYQSKSSSAVPDQGSGIGLSIVREFVQMHGGQISVNSTEGVGTTFRIELPFQTVEPDILIEAEPLAKEPAIDEVDLKPDVRLSNELTEHEVLGNDNLPLILIVEDNEDFRFFLRDNLKSHYRVIEAANGKEGWQKTLASHPELVVSDVMMPYMDGLELSQKIKGDKRTGHIPVILLTASSGEEKQLKGLASGANDYLNKPFSFDILNVRIKNLLTLNRTLKNTYTKQVKLATTELKVESGNERLLRSVLKYIEENLTNTQLSVEDLSRHIGMSRGSLYNKLLEITGLSPVEFIRSIKLEKAAMLLENSDLNIAQIAYTVGFATPNYFAKSFKAKYQMLPSEYVSQKRKPVRSKTDVAS; encoded by the coding sequence ATGATAAGACCATTACACTACCGCCTATTAGTGAGCTTAATATTCATGCTTTTGCTTCAGCAAAGCTTACATGCTCAACAACAGGAACTACACTTTACTTCAATTACATCAAAGGATGGTTTGCCTTCAAATACTATTAATGCATTTTTAAAAGACAGTTACGGCCTGCTATGGTTTGCTACTGAAGACGGGCTTACAAAATTTAACGGTTTAAATTTTGTGATCTACCGGCATGATATTAAAGATTCAACCAGCATCCGTAGCAACGAGGTTTCGAGCTTACATGAAGATAAGCAGGGCAGGCTATGGGTAGGCACCAGCGCAGGGCTGCATTTATACGACCGGCGTAAGAATAATTTTTTCCATTACAAGGAAAGTTTAATTGGAGACGGTTTATCAAGCGGCAACATAAAAGGCATTTGCAGCGATAATAAAGGCAATATTTGGGTTGCCACATTAGGTGGGCTCAATATGCTTAATCCGCGCACTAACCAGGTAACTAAATTTGGTAATGATAAAAAAGTGCCTTGGCAAGTTGGGCGCGGGGAGGTTCTATCTGTTTATGCAGACAGAACAGGGTTGATATGGATCGGAACAAAGTATGGCTTGTTTAGCCACAACGCAAATAGAAAAGATTTTACTGCTTACAAACATCGTAACGGAGATGAAAAAACCATTTGCTCAGATTTGGTTAAAACTATTACTGAGGATAAATTGGGCAGTTTATGGTTTGGTACAAACAGCGGCTTAAGCAATTATAGCCGTGTTAACAATAATTTTAATAACATAACAACTGGTAACGGGCCGCGCGCATTAAGCGATAATACTATTTATACAATAAGTGCCGATAATGCAAACAACCTGTGGATAGGCACCGAAGATGGCCTGAACATCCTGGATATAAAAACAGGCAACATGCGGCATTATTTTCCGGTGGGGCGCGATGTGTCGAGCATATCCGGACGTGTTGTTAAGAGCATTTTGAACGACCGCGACGGTATTACCTGGATAGGCACATATGATGCAGGTATTAATAAATACGATAGAAACCTAACATTTTTTAGCTTAAAAAAAAGCAACCCATATGATGTTTTTGGCCTTAATGCTCCATTTGTAAGTTCATTGGCTTATGGAGATAATGGTGATATATATGTAGGTACCGATGGTGGAGGCCTGAGTATTTATCATCCCACTACCGGCCTTTTTGAACACATTCCATTACATGTGCCCGGGGTTGAGTCATCAAACCTCAAAATACTTGCACTTGAACGCAGCCGCGACCGTAGTTTATGGATAGGTACTTATCAATCAGGACTTTTCAGGCTCGACCCTGCCAATGGAAGTATAACTCATTTTGCTAAAGGAAGTACCGACCAGGCTTTGAACAGCAATGAAGTATTTTGCTTAAAGGAAGACAAGGCAGGCCGTATGTGGGTTGGTACCAATGGTGGTGGGGTAAATGTTTATGATCCACGCACAAAATCATTCTTAAAATATGGCCCGCCTATAGAAGGTGAAAATATGCAGTTTATACCCTTGAATGGTTATATAAGGGCACTGGAAGAAGATAAGCAAGGCCGTATGTGGGTTGGATCATATGGTACTGGAATAGCTGTATATGACCCGCGTAAGCGAAATTTTGAAGCATTAAACCAGTTTAGCGGAGCATTGCCAAGTAATAAAATCAATACATTCGCTGAAGACCAGAATGGCAACATGTGGGTTGGTACCGCAGGCGATGGATTAATGAAAATAAACGCAAGTTTAAAGAAGATTGAGCTGCTTACTGATAAAAACGGGCTTGCCGACGGTGTTATTCATGCCTTGTTACAAGACCGTAATGGCAGAATATGGATGAGCACGAACAAAGGCGTAAGCTGGCTAACCCCATCAAACGGTAGGATTACAAATTACAGCTACTATAACGGATTGCAGTTTAGTTCTTTTAAAAATGGTGCAGGCTTGCTTGCAAAAAATGGTACACTGTATTTTGGAGGAGGGGAAGGGCTTAACTTTATTGACCCACAGGCTATTAAATTTAACAGGCGTGTGCCCGAAATTATTTTTACCGAACTTAAAGTAGGCAATAAAACTATTTCAGGTACAGATTCAACTATGCTTGATGCGGATATTTCAGTTGCTAAAAACGCTACGCTTACTTACAAGCAAAACTTCTCTATTAGTTTTGTTGCATTAAATTTTACCAGTCCCCGGCAAAACCGCTACCAATACCGGTTAAAAGGATTTGATAAAGACTGGATAAACGCGGGTACAAAAACAACTGCTTACTATACTAACTTAAGTCCAGGCACATATGTTTTTGAGGTTAAAGCGAGTAATAACGACGGAATATGGAACAATAAACCGGCTTTATTAGAAATACGTATCGATCCGCCTTTCTGGATGACCATATGGGCTTACCTTTTTTATGTTGGGTTGGCTATATCTTCACTGTTAGTTATCCGTTACCGTGGCATTCAAAAACTTAAACGCGAGTTTACACAGGAACATAGCAAAAGAGAGGCCGAACGTCTGCACGAGTTAGACCGGTTAAAAATTAAATTTCTCACAAATCTTAGTCACGATCTCCGTACACCTATCTCATTAATTATGGGTCCGGTTGATAAAATGATGAACCAGAAGAATTTGGACGGCGATTCGATCATTCAATTAAAAGTGGTTAAAAGAAATACACGCCGCTTACTTAACCTGGTTAATCAATTACTTGATTTTAGGAAAATTGAAGAGCGTGAATTGAAGCTGAATTTAATTAAGGGAGATGTAATTTCATTTATCCTTGAGGTTTGCGAGTCATTTCAGGACTTGTCTGAGAAGAAGCAGATCGCATTCATTATCAATACCTCGGTTGACCGATTGCATATGGCCTATGATCCTAATAAACTGGAACGTATACTTTTCAATCTGCTGTCTAATGCCTTTAAATTTAGTTCGGGGGGAGGCAAGGTGATGTTGGTTACATACCTACAACATTCGTTGGAGGGCGATACAGAGAACACACTTATTATTGAAGTTTCCGACACCGGGGTAGGGATAGAAAAGAACAGCCAGGCATTAATTTTTGAGCGATTTTATCAAAGTAAGAGTTCAAGCGCAGTACCTGATCAGGGTAGCGGTATAGGCCTGTCCATCGTGCGCGAATTTGTACAAATGCATGGCGGGCAAATTAGTGTTAATAGCACAGAGGGAGTAGGAACAACTTTCAGGATTGAGTTGCCGTTCCAAACGGTTGAGCCTGATATACTAATCGAGGCTGAACCTCTTGCAAAGGAGCCCGCTATTGATGAGGTAGATTTAAAACCGGATGTCCGCCTGTCTAATGAGTTAACAGAACATGAAGTGTTAGGAAATGATAATTTGCCATTGATATTGATAGTGGAAGACAATGAGGATTTTCGATTTTTCTTGCGTGATAACCTGAAATCGCATTACAGGGTTATTGAGGCAGCTAACGGTAAAGAAGGTTGGCAAAAAACCTTAGCCAGCCACCCCGAACTGGTTGTAAGTGATGTGATGATGCCATACATGGATGGATTGGAGCTAAGTCAGAAAATTAAAGGAGATAAAAGAACAGGTCATATTCCTGTTATTCTGCTCACTGCATCATCAGGCGAAGAGAAACAACTCAAAGGGTTAGCTTCGGGCGCAAACGATTATTTAAATAAGCCTTTTAGCTTTGATATACTTAATGTACGTATTAAAAACTTGCTTACCTTAAACCGTACCTTAAAAAACACATACACCAAACAGGTTAAATTGGCCACAACCGAGCTTAAGGTAGAATCGGGTAACGAAAGGTTATTAAGATCGGTACTAAAGTACATCGAAGAGAATTTAACTAATACACAGCTATCGGTTGAAGATTTGAGCAGGCATATTGGCATGAGCCGGGGATCGCTGTACAATAAATTGCTGGAAATAACGGGGCTTTCCCCAGTAGAGTTTATCAGATCCATTAAATTGGAAAAGGCCGCCATGCTGTTGGAGAATAGCGATCTAAATATTGCCCAGATTGCGTACACCGTAGGATTTGCCACGCCAAATTACTTTGCCAAATCATTCAAGGCTAAATACCAAATGCTACCATCTGAATATGTAAGTCAAAAAAGAAAACCTGTACGCTCTAAAACAGATGTGGCGTCTTAG